The Brassica napus cultivar Da-Ae chromosome C7, Da-Ae, whole genome shotgun sequence genomic interval TCTACTTCAACAACCACAACAAAAAGTTTACTCTCGAACACGCTTGGAAGGAGCTATGCAATGACCAAAAATGGTGTGAGCTCTCTAGTTCTAAAACCCATGGAAGCGCTAAGAGGAGAAAGTGTGATGACAATGCACAGTCATCAAGCTCTCGCGCTAATGAAACCACCACTGCTGAGGATGATCAAGGAAGCAACCGACCACCGGGTGTGAAGGCATCTAAGGGCcaggggaagaagaagatggcagAGGAGAAGCCATTGTCTGAGTTTCAGACAATGTGGAGCATCAAGAAGGATGACTTGGCTATGAAAGAAAAGCTTTCCAAGATGAAGCTACTTGACAGTTTAATTGCAAAACAAGAACCCCTAGCTGAGTATGAAGAAGCTCTAAAGAAGAAGCTCATCAACGAGTTGTTGGCTTAAGCTCTGTAGTTTATGTTGTCTAATTTCCCGGCCCtttgtcatattttatgttCTTATGTTTGTCTTTGATGTTCTGATGTTTCTTGTTCTTGTAATGCGAATGTTTGATATGAATATGCTTATGTTTAATATGTTGTTTCTTGTCTCTGTCTATGTTTCAAGTCTATCTCGTTGTTGTTTCTCATCTCTTGTTGCCTCTCCTAACTTTCAGGttaaaaaatgagtgaaagaagATGCGGCTCTCTGTCTCATGTTTGATATGTTGTTTCTCATCGCTATGTAGCTTGTGAGGTAATGAAGATTCGGCTCTCTGTCTCATGTTCTTGTGATTATTTAAAGACTGTCTCTGTCTCATGTTCTTGTCATTATTTTCAGGTCAAGCAGCGTTGTGATGTCACAGACAAGCTTATGATATTGCAGTCTTTTGGTGTCACGGACAAGCTCTGTGTGCTCTTGCTTTAAAGCTTGTTGTGGTGTCTTGTAGTGTCACGCAGAAGTGTGGCATCTTGTAGTGTCACGCAGAGTTGAGGCGTCTTGTAGTTTTCAGGTCACGCAGAGTTGTGGCGTCTTGTAGTGTCACGGAGTCTTCTGTGTTGTTGTATGTAGTGTTGTTGTATGTAGTGTCACAGAGTCAAAACTTGTGTGTTGTTGTATGTAGTGTCACAGACTCTTTATCAATTTATATTCAGCAATTTGTAACCTGAAAATCCATATAAAGATTGTATCTTCCTCTCTCATTCTCAAAGTCTTTTATCACCATCTTCTTCTCAAATTCTAGTATTATCACCAGCTCATTACTATTACtatcaccatctccttctcaaATTCTATTTTTATCACAATCTCATTATCAAACtatcaccatctccttctcgTTCTGAAAGTCTATTAttatcaccatctccttctcaaAATCTAGGAagagattttatttttctttctcattctcaaaatataaacattaacaatttttttatcaatcttttcttttctcattcTCTCGTAAACAAATCTCATCTCATGACATCGTCTTCTCAAAACACATTTGAAGAATCACTTGATGATACTTTTGATCAATTTTTTGATCAACATTTTGATCATGCTTTCGAaaatttttccattcattatggtgagcaagaagaacaaaggagaagaaggaaaaaacgagttcatatcgaaagaaatcgtgaagaaggcgatgcccgtttatggaatgattatttcagtaaAACTCCAACATATCCTGAAAATCTATTCCGGCGACGATTttgaatgaacaagccattgttcatgcatattgttgatcgactctccaatgAAGTTGAAATATTTCGACAAAAGAAAGATGCTATCAGAAGGCTTAGTCTCTCTCCACTTCAGAAGTGTACAGCAGCCATTTGTGTCTTGGCATATGGTACTGCGGCTGATGCTgttgacgaatacctccgactCGGTTCAACTACTACTCGGTCATGTGTGGAACATTTTGTCGaaggaataatatatttattcggtgatgagtacctaagaagaccaacgccaactgatcttcaacgtctacttgataTTGGTGAGCATCGTGGATTTTCCgagatgataggaagcatcgattgtatgcattataagtggaagaattgtcccaccgcttggaaaggtcaATATTCACGTGGTTTGGGAAAAcccacaatcgttttagaggcggttgcttcgtatgatctatggatatgacatacgttttttggacctccaggtatcttaaatgatatcaatgttcttgatcgttcacctgtttttgatgacataataaaaggtcaagctccgcaagtcaccttctctgtcaatggaagagagtataatttggcttactatctcaccgatggtatttatccgaaatggtcaacttttatccaatctattccaatacCACCACAAGGTccgaaagcagttttatttgctcaacatcaagaagctgcccgaaaagatgtcgagcgtgcttttggagtcttgcaaactcgctttgccattgttaaaaatccagcacttttttgggataaagacaaaattggaaagattatgagagcatgtatcatactccataatatgatagtagaagacgaacgggatggatacactcaatttgatgtttcagaATTCCAACCAGGAGAAGACCAGAAGTTCACATGTggatctcacgtattctacagatatccctaCAAATATTGCCAacatgatgggtgttcgaacaagaattcgtgatagacaaatgcatcaacaactgaaagatGATTTGATTGAACATATATGGCATAAATTTGGAGGTGATGGAGACAACTACTGAGCTCGGACGGTTTTTTCAAATCATTCGGTCTTATTGTACTAatctatgtttttatatttttttaaaaatctaggttttaaatgttatcttttcatatgttttatttaataaataatttttatctttaaaaaaaaaatctatttaataattttttttaagaaccctttATTAAGAAACTCCTATTGGATCACCAAAAATGAGAGTTTCTTAACAAAGGTTCTTAAACTacatttattactaaaaaaatcactAAGAACCCGATTGAAGGTTTTAGGGTTAAACATGCTCTAAAGGCAACCTGAAATCTAAGAGCATCTCTAATGGGTAATTCTAAAACTGCAtatgtgtatatgtatatattatatatgtgtacGTAGCTGTGGAGTCTACTACTTTTGTGAAGAACCTTCCACTGTGTATTCCCACTGTGTATATGAGTGTGTGTATATGAGTGTGTGTATATGGAAGTGTTATTATGATTAACGTGAGTGGTTGGAAGATGAGCGGATCGGAGGAAAGAGGTTTGCTGGTTATTACAGGGACAGTTTTTCATCAGTTGCTCATATAAcctgtatatatatacacttgcATGTTTCTATACTGCATGAGATTTCATAAATGTACATGTAAAGCTTCGTAGTAATAATCTTTGTGAAATTTTTCATCAGATGCAAAACACttgagtgaaaaaaaaattaaaagagagGTTTTGTTAATCAAAAGAAAACTCGGAAAGAATTAAGGATGAAGGTGCAAACATCTCCATTGTCTTTCTGTGTAACACATTGCTTTGCTTtccatcttttctttcttcctctgTAAAACACCGATCAGTGCTTTGCACCCCTTCTGTGACGTATTGGCAGAATAACCTGTAACGTTACATTAGACGACCAAAACGTATTTGTTTCAACGTTTTGAGCAAACTTCTGTCCACCTAAGCTGTTATATGTATCTAAGTAGAAATAACCATCTGACAAAGAACATAAGGTTTAGTCTTTCTTGAAGTTGAGATCCGAGAAGCATAAGTAGTTGCCTCAAGGAACAGGCGAGTGAATCTTTTGTCTTTCTTGAAATACATTAGACTTGTGTTAGGCCTGCAACACAGACTCAGCCCCATTTTCCACTATTCTATTTCTGATTTTGTTTCTAAAGTCTTACTCAATTGtgagtttaaagaagaaaataagcAAAAGACTAGTGAGAAATCAGAGTTTATCTGCTTAGGCAAAAGACAAGTGATTCTTATTAGGTAAAAGTCACAAATATTGAAGCTCCACAATGTGAATCACTCTTAAGAGATTTAATAAAACAATCACACACTTTTTTTCACCCGTAAACTCATGTACACTGGTCACATCTCAAGAAGCTTCAGGCTCTCACTTAAGGGATGTATGAGCAACCAGTTCCTGCAAAAGATGAAGCAAACACTGAAAAGATATAGCTAATGCTTATtctcaatattaaaaaaaaaaaacataaagatgGTTACATCGGAATATCGGATATGATCTCTGTGCATGTAAGAAGTCTTGACAATAGTTTCCCACTTGGTAACATTGGTGGAATTTTCATTAAAACTCTGCTTCTGGGGTTGGAACGTATATCTACGTGAAGGGCTCTGAGAGTTTACTACTGAAGGCAGATTATGCAAAAGCCAAGATTCAGAAGGCTTGTTGGGCAATGGTGGTGCAAGAAGAGACCGACCAGGACTACTGTTGATCTTTCCTAACTCTTCAAGCTCAAGATTGGTGTCTGGTTTCTTCTCTACTTCCTCAGGAAAGATCTTAATATTAGTCTGGGGAGAATCCTCGGTGTCGACATATACTGTCTTCTCCAAGAGAGAGCTAGCTGAAGCGTTGCTTATGTTACTAATATGCTTGTTCAGCCTGTTAGCTCTCAGGCTCTCGGTTTCCTTACGAGTGTCGGGGTGAAATGGAGAACCGTTGCGAAATGGTGACATACATCGAGTGTGTCTGTAAGGAGATGAAGACATACTTGCAGCAGAACTCAGGTTTGGATGAACCGTTGATAGAACTTTACCACCCAACTTGTGCTTGGAAACTGAGTCAAGAGCCAGCTGAAAAAAATGTACAAGAGCTAATTAATTATCAGCGAGAGACTAAGACAAGAGTGGAAGGGAAGGAGGCTAAAGCTGGAACCTGTTTGACAGATTGGAACCGAGATTTGAGTTGAGAAACCTTCTTCGTCTTCGGGAAATCAAGTCGAAGCTTTCCCCGGACATTATGTTCCttatggagacaaaaaatcaaGATGAAGCGGTACTGAATACGTACCGGAGCTCGGACTACTCTCATTACTATACTGTCCCACCCGAAGGACTTAGCGGTGGCCTTGCGCTTTCTTGGAAGTCAAACATACAGCTTGATGTCTTGTACTCCTCACCAAACATCATTGATACTTGTATCACGCACCAGAATAAAACTTTCTTTGTTTCATATGTGTATGGTGCCCCAAGAAGAGATGAAAGAGTCGAATTTTGGAATAAATTAACTGAACTTGGAACTCAACGGGATGAATCATGGCTAATAACGGGTGATTTTAACGATCTGTTAAATAACTCGGAGAAGATTGGAGGGCCTATGCGGTGGGAAGGCTCCTTCTTATCTTTCCGTAGTTTCGTCACTCAGTTTGGAATCTGGGATCTCCAACATTCGGGTAACTCACTATCATGGAGAGGAACCCGCTATAGCCACTTCATCCAATCCCGCCTGGACCGGTCAATGGCCAATCTGGCATGGAGTGAACTGTTCCCGCAAGGACGCTTCGAATATCATCGCTTCGAAGGCTCAGACCACAAGCCAGtgctcactctctctctctctctctctctctctctctctctctctctctctctctctctctctctctctctctctctctctctctctctctctctcggcagCTTTAATCGTCTATGTCTCGGTGGATCTCATCGAGAAGGGGAAACGGCGATGCCTCTGTCGGTGGCTCGCTTCGAGGAAGAATCactccacctctctctctctctctctgtcgatCTGATTGATGAAGAAACACTtcatctatctctctctctctctctctctcggcggCTCTCATCGTCTCTGTCTATGGCTCTCATGGAGTAGTGAAAATGGCGAACTCTGTCTCTCTGGCTCGCGTCGACGACTAAtcactcctctctctctccgcgGCTCTGATGGACGAAGAATCACTCCGACGCTAAAGctaagtttttctttttatgttctGAATCCTTCAATTCATGCATGGCTTAGATTGGTTGATGTGTTGCATGTTGTGTTGTGTTGGTTTCTGTCTCAAAGAAGTGACCAATCcatgttgtgttgtgttgtgttggtTTCGATCACAAGTTTTGTCAACTAAGAATTTGTTTGTTGTGTTGATTTATGTCTCATGATCCACGGTGATTAATActttgattcttttttatttgtttctgtgTGTCTGTGTTAAGATGGATGGATCAAGCGAGTGGCAAGAGAGATGGGCAAGGTTCTTCCATGACCGGGACTACAATTACTGAGCAGGTACGACATGTCTCTTTGATTTTGAAACCGGACTGAAATGAATTAATAGGGTTGTGTtagatcactacaagaaaacacatgcttaacgacgaaaattaacgaggaaaaacaatcctcgtaaatttgcgtcgagtttacgacgaatttacgtgaaaaactaaagtcatcgttatttcctcgtaacgtaacgacaaaactgtttcgtcgtaaagtggatgtaactttacgagtattttacgaggaaaaactatttcctcgtaaatacgacgtaaattttgcgtggtatttacgagggaatagtttacgtgtatttagcgaggaaatttttgaatccaccaactttataggtgttacacgttttttttgcccacctaattaattttcgtcgtaaattcatagcaaaattacaactaccagattcgaattttcctataaatatggatgtttaaacatcattttaaacacaccaacaacaaaaaacgtgaaagaaaaaaaaatggctggctccgggaatatttacgagttgcggaagtggatgtatatgcatagagatgctaacgggagagtgacgaaagaataccttgcgggtctggagacatttatgcatcaagcagattcaacaccgctcgcccaagaaagtggtaagatgttctgtccttgtcggaaatgcaacaattcgaaactggcaaaccgtgaaaatgtttggaagcatttaataaatagaggtttcacggcaaattactatatctggtttcaacatggagaaggttttaattatgatcagaatgaagctagtagtagtaatagcaattttcaggaaaaagaaccggttgatcatcatttgcataatgaacatagttaccagcaagaggagatggtagattatgatagggttcatgatatggtagctgatgcattcgtagctcatgatggagatgaagaacctaatatagatgcaaaaaagttttacgaaatgttaaacgcggcgaatcaaccactttacagtggttgtagagaaggtctctctaaattgtcgttagctgctagaatgatgaatattaaaactgatcacaatctacctgaaagttgcatgaacgaatgggcggacttgtttaaagagtatttgccggaagacaatgtgtctgctgattcttattatgagattcagaaactggtttatagtcttgggttgccttcggagatgatagatgtttgcatcgacaactgcatgatctattggggagatgatgagaagctagaagaatgtcgattctgcaagaagccacgattcaagccgcaaggacggggacgtaatagggtaccgtaccaaaggatgtggtacctaccaattacagacagattgaaaagattgtatcaatcagagcagactgctggaaagatgagatggcatgccgagcatactcagacggatggtgagatgactcatccatcagatgcaagagcctggaaacatttcaacaaagtacatccagatttcgctagcaatatccggaatgtgtatctcggattatgcacagatggatttagtccgttcggaatgtcagggagacaatattcattgtggccagtctttcttactccatacaacctgccaccggagatgtgcatgcaacgggagttactattcttgaccatattaatacctggtccgaaccatccaaaaaggtccctggatgttttcctacaaccactgataaaagagttgaaggatttgtggtcaacaggggtgaggacgtatgactgttcaacgaagacgaattttacgatgcgagcgatgcttttgtggaccataagtgatttccctgcctatgggatgttgtctggatggactacacatgggagattagcttgtccatattgtaatggaacgacagatgcgtttcaactgaagaatggtaggaagacaagttggtttgattgtcaccgtcgatttcttcccattggccatccttaccgaagaaacaagaatttgtttaggcacaaaagggttgtgagagacactcctcctccatatctaactggagaacaaattgaagcgcaaatcgactactacggagctaacgaaacagttcgttggggtggtaattggcatgtccctcgtaatatgccagattcttacggtgttcatcacaactggcacaagaagagtatattttgggagttgccatattggaaggatcttcttctgcgccacaacctcgatgtgatgcatatagagaagaatttctttgagaacatcatgaatacaatattgaatgtcccagggaagacaaaagacaacataaaatcgaggttggacttgccggatatttgctcaagaagcgagttacatattaaaagcaatggacaagttcccgttccgatattcagattatcttcagaaaaaaagtcggtgttgttcaactgggtggcatcagaagtgaagttccccgatgggtatgtttcgaatctctctagatgtgttgaaaagggtcaaaagttctccgggatgaagagtcatgattgtcatgtatttatgcaacgactactgccctttgcatttgcggagctacttccaacaaacgtacatgaagcacttgcaggtacgtagtgtattatatcacaataatttacaaaataatatatgactaacaatgtgtttaatttttttttgaatataaaaggcattggagcatttttcagggatctgagcacacgcactcttaaagaagaagttgtggaacagcttcaggagaacattcccatcttattgtgcaacttggagaagatatttcctcccggattttttgacgtcatggagcatctagctgtccacctcccatatgaggcattgcttcgtggacctgtacattacggatggatgtatcagtatgagcgagccatgaaatatttgaagggaaaagcaaagaacctcgccaaagttgaaggttctataattgctggaagtttgacggaagaagtttctcacttcacatcgtactactttgcgtcaaaagtacgtacacggagaagagctccaagaagatatgatgatggtggtgttgcgccaacatatgcagttgctggtgttccagacatctttagccagattgggcgactcggtgggaagtgtaaag includes:
- the LOC106430090 gene encoding glutathione S-transferase T3-like, whose amino-acid sequence is MCMPVDDVVLISSWLNTSKDPIVGNEQRCGTFWKSIAAYFAASPKVSGREGRESSHCKQHWQKINDVVNKFCGAYEAASIEKSSGQNENDVLKLAHEIYFNNHNKKFTLEHAWKELCNDQKWCELSSSKTHGSAKRRKCDDNAQSSSSRANETTTAEDDQGSNRPPGVKASKGQGKKKMAEEKPLSEFQTMWSIKKDDLAMKEKLSKMKLLDSLIAKQEPLAEYEEALKKKLINELLA
- the LOC106399492 gene encoding uncharacterized protein LOC106399492; protein product: MSSSPYRHTRCMSPFRNGSPFHPDTRKETESLRANRLNKHISNISNASASSLLEKTVYVDTEDSPQTNIKIFPEEVEKKPDTNLELEELGKINSSPGRSLLAPPLPNKPSESWLLHNLPSVVNSQSPSRRYTFQPQKQSFNENSTNVTKWETIVKTSYMHRDHIRYSDELVAHTSLK